One genomic region from Nostoc sphaeroides encodes:
- the tnpA gene encoding IS200/IS605 family transposase — translation MKNDFVSKGRSVSDLKAHLVLTTKYRRKAFTNSMLERLHLIFEDLLVKWDCKLVEFNGEDNHVNLLFQYHPDLELSKLVNNLKSVSSRRLRQEFADHLESFYSQDVFWNGSYFIASCGGVTVSTLRKYIEDQQSPEN, via the coding sequence ATGAAAAATGACTTTGTATCAAAAGGGCGTTCTGTAAGTGACCTTAAAGCTCATCTTGTCTTGACTACAAAATATAGAAGAAAAGCGTTCACAAACTCAATGCTAGAACGCTTACACCTTATTTTTGAAGACTTGCTAGTTAAGTGGGATTGTAAACTGGTTGAGTTTAATGGTGAGGACAACCACGTAAATCTACTTTTTCAGTACCATCCAGACTTAGAATTAAGCAAACTTGTGAACAATTTAAAGTCTGTCTCTTCAAGAAGATTGAGACAGGAGTTTGCAGATCACCTAGAAAGTTTTTACAGTCAGGATGTGTTTTGGAATGGTTCTTATTTTATTGCTAGTTGTGGAGGGGTTACAGTATCCACATTGCGTAAGTATATTGAAGATCAACAAAGCCCAGAAAATTAA